A genome region from bacterium includes the following:
- a CDS encoding type II secretion system F family protein has translation MILLISLSIFLAAALAGFALYLWLETRRESLEQRLQEAVSKESGTRTEGLLEAVRNRLGALQGRISAKPTGETDLLERLSGKELTGARLLLHQAGYRGIGAYRTYLAVRWALPVAMVVLSILYSKGIGLTNRSTFLLILLCGIVGVLLPDFVLRRKIRKRQEAITDSLPDALDLLVVCVEAGLGLNAAFVKITEEFKLSSPELSEEFDVVNREMVAGKPRQEALRALSDRTGVEDVQALVAMLIQTEKLGTSLSQSLRTHSDSLRTRRRQKAEEAAAKTTIKLVFPLVFLMFPALFIVILGPGVLQMINVLYPVVAK, from the coding sequence ATGATACTCCTGATTTCGCTTTCCATCTTTCTGGCGGCGGCCCTCGCAGGGTTTGCTCTGTACTTGTGGCTCGAAACCCGAAGAGAATCGCTTGAACAGCGGTTGCAGGAAGCGGTGAGCAAGGAGTCGGGTACACGCACGGAAGGGTTGCTGGAAGCGGTACGGAATCGGCTCGGCGCGCTTCAGGGGCGTATTTCCGCCAAACCGACCGGGGAAACCGACCTTCTGGAAAGGCTTTCCGGAAAGGAACTGACAGGAGCGCGTCTCCTGCTGCATCAGGCGGGGTACCGGGGGATCGGAGCGTACCGCACCTACCTTGCGGTTCGCTGGGCGTTGCCGGTCGCTATGGTGGTCCTGTCGATTCTCTACAGCAAAGGGATCGGATTGACGAACCGGTCGACCTTCCTGCTGATTCTCTTGTGTGGAATCGTCGGGGTTCTCCTGCCGGATTTCGTTCTCCGGCGAAAGATCCGAAAGCGTCAGGAAGCGATCACGGACTCCCTCCCGGACGCGCTCGACCTCCTGGTCGTCTGCGTCGAGGCCGGGTTGGGACTGAACGCGGCCTTCGTCAAGATCACGGAGGAATTCAAGCTTTCCAGTCCTGAACTGAGCGAAGAGTTCGATGTCGTCAACCGGGAGATGGTAGCAGGGAAACCCCGTCAGGAAGCGTTGCGGGCGTTATCGGACCGGACCGGGGTCGAAGATGTGCAGGCTCTTGTCGCCATGCTGATCCAGACGGAGAAGTTGGGGACGAGCCTCTCGCAGTCATTGCGGACCCACTCGGACTCCCTTCGTACACGACGCCGGCAAAAGGCGGAAGAGGCCGCGGCGAAGACCACCATCAAGCTCGTCTTCCCGCTGGTGTTCCTGATGTTCCCGGCTTTGTTCATCGTCATTCTCGGGCCGGGCGTCCTCCAGATGATCAACGTCCTTTATCCCGTTGTCGCCAAATGA
- a CDS encoding Flp family type IVb pilin — protein sequence MLTKFFVQMQNKMQDEEGQGLVEYALIIVLIAIVLFGALSYVEGGINEAFVKIGAKLRN from the coding sequence ATGTTGACGAAATTCTTTGTGCAGATGCAGAACAAGATGCAGGACGAGGAAGGGCAGGGCCTGGTGGAGTACGCGCTGATCATCGTGTTGATCGCGATTGTACTTTTTGGCGCGCTTTCCTATGTGGAGGGCGGCATCAACGAAGCCTTCGTTAAGATCGGAGCCAAATTACGAAATTAA
- a CDS encoding AAA family ATPase, producing MNRISCLIIETDQEAIRQIDILSKRIGAIEVRWKTHSVKTGIDIIRKHLPEMVIVGLGSTPEPAIEAISAMAKDFPFLYLVALSDRTDSDLILRTIRSGAHDYLCKPVKEIDLRATAEKASKLKATRKESVGHGGKILSVFSNKGGNGTTTIAVNLADALVRLTGKKVAVVDLVLSHGDVTMFFNVSSSYSILDLAKNAEKADYDFLHTLLVRHASGVYVLADPPTVEEGEQISASQVRDVLSTLRSMFDYIVVDTPHQFDERTLTALEMSDIVLLVSLLNLPSLKNTQKCLELFGRIGLRDERVRLLLSRYLPNDEIPKESIEGIMNTSVFFSVPNDYPTVISSINRGKLLSEVAPDKEVTKSFDRMAELLEGPAPKKAVPEKKKGILDSLFRRRGV from the coding sequence ATGAACCGCATCAGTTGCCTGATCATCGAAACGGACCAGGAGGCGATCCGGCAAATCGACATCCTGAGCAAGCGGATCGGCGCCATCGAGGTGCGCTGGAAGACGCACTCCGTCAAGACCGGCATCGACATCATCCGGAAGCACCTTCCCGAAATGGTGATCGTCGGACTGGGATCCACCCCCGAACCGGCGATCGAGGCGATTTCCGCGATGGCGAAGGATTTTCCGTTCCTGTATCTTGTCGCCCTCTCCGACCGGACCGACTCCGACCTCATCCTGCGGACCATCCGCTCCGGTGCGCACGATTACCTCTGCAAGCCGGTCAAGGAGATCGACCTCCGGGCGACGGCGGAGAAGGCGTCCAAGCTCAAGGCGACCCGGAAGGAATCGGTGGGGCACGGGGGGAAGATCCTCTCCGTCTTCAGCAACAAGGGGGGGAACGGGACCACGACGATCGCCGTGAACCTCGCCGACGCGCTGGTCCGGCTTACGGGGAAAAAGGTCGCCGTGGTCGACCTCGTCCTCTCCCACGGCGACGTCACGATGTTTTTCAACGTGAGTTCGTCGTATTCCATCCTGGACCTGGCGAAGAACGCGGAGAAGGCCGACTACGACTTCCTGCACACGCTCCTCGTCCGGCACGCCAGCGGGGTCTACGTGCTGGCCGACCCGCCGACCGTCGAGGAAGGGGAGCAGATCTCCGCGTCCCAGGTGCGGGACGTCCTCTCGACGCTGCGGTCGATGTTCGACTACATCGTCGTGGATACGCCGCACCAGTTCGACGAGCGCACACTGACGGCCCTCGAGATGTCCGACATCGTCCTGCTCGTTTCCCTGCTGAATCTCCCTTCCCTGAAGAACACACAGAAGTGCCTGGAGCTCTTCGGACGGATCGGGCTGCGCGACGAGCGGGTGCGGCTCCTCCTCAGCCGCTACCTTCCGAACGACGAGATCCCGAAGGAGAGCATCGAAGGGATCATGAACACTTCGGTCTTCTTTTCCGTTCCCAACGACTACCCGACCGTGATCTCCTCCATCAACCGCGGTAAGCTCCTCTCGGAAGTCGCCCCGGACAAGGAGGTCACGAAAAGCTTCGACCGGATGGCGGAGCTGCTGGAAGGGCCTGCGCCGAAAAAGGCCGTCCCCGAGAAAAAGAAGGGGATCCTGGACAGCCTGTTCCGGCGGAGGGGCGTGTGA
- the cpaB gene encoding Flp pilus assembly protein CpaB, giving the protein MNRNRIMLVIGIALLLAVLASVGAYKFLSGQSRVAEQARLQTVGIVVAQIDIPIGSSINPNQVAVSPWPKESYPKDAIADPKVVAGRVALRDFTRGEPVVESKLVPLNKSTGLLSLKIPSGMRGFSVKVNEVVGVGGFIVPDSRVDVIVTTSSSQSSQEKISKIVLEDIRVLAVGQVIEQKENKPVTVNTVTLALTPEDAEKLALAGNDGIIQLVMRNFTDNAVVLTGGANKGRLLSSFRNAPLVSEATPAKGTRPRRVSRKVSSPASAPPVKRSYSVEVIKGNKRTDEKVD; this is encoded by the coding sequence ATGAACCGCAATCGGATCATGCTGGTCATCGGTATCGCCTTGCTGCTGGCCGTCCTCGCTAGCGTTGGAGCGTACAAGTTTCTCTCCGGGCAAAGCCGGGTGGCGGAGCAGGCCCGGCTCCAGACCGTGGGGATCGTCGTCGCGCAGATCGACATCCCCATCGGCTCGTCGATCAACCCGAACCAGGTGGCGGTCTCCCCGTGGCCGAAAGAATCGTACCCGAAGGATGCCATCGCCGATCCGAAGGTAGTTGCCGGGCGGGTCGCCCTGCGCGATTTTACCCGCGGGGAGCCGGTCGTGGAGTCGAAACTGGTGCCGCTGAACAAGTCCACCGGCCTCCTCTCCCTCAAGATCCCGTCGGGGATGCGGGGGTTTTCCGTCAAGGTGAACGAGGTCGTGGGAGTGGGCGGTTTCATCGTGCCGGACAGCCGCGTGGACGTCATCGTCACGACTTCTTCCTCCCAGTCCTCGCAGGAAAAAATCTCCAAAATCGTCCTCGAGGACATCCGGGTTCTCGCCGTGGGCCAGGTGATCGAGCAGAAGGAGAACAAGCCGGTCACCGTGAACACGGTTACGCTTGCCTTAACCCCGGAGGATGCGGAGAAACTCGCTCTCGCCGGCAACGACGGAATCATCCAGCTCGTGATGCGGAACTTCACCGACAACGCCGTGGTGTTGACCGGCGGGGCCAACAAAGGGCGCCTCCTTTCATCGTTCCGGAATGCGCCTCTCGTGTCGGAGGCCACCCCCGCCAAGGGGACGAGACCCCGGCGCGTCTCCAGGAAGGTGTCGTCGCCCGCCTCCGCTCCCCCGGTGAAGAGATCGTATTCCGTGGAGGTCATCAAGGGGAACAAGCGGACGGACGAGAAAGTGGATTGA
- a CDS encoding type II secretion system F family protein, with product MIWIPIAVFALVLLAVVGGYFLLSAGRSEKAEVKRRISLLELRNLQDADVPEFLKKEVLSEVPLLNRLLSRVNIAATIDRRLRQADMKLPVGTFLLLSLVLFCVGIVAGRILHWPTILSVVVGVALLTVPNIVVNIKRRRRLKRFMDHFPEALEMFARSLRAGHSFTGAIQLVAQEMPDPIGPEFSKVFEEQNLGIPLRQALIGMTDRVDILDVKFFVTAILIQRETGGNLAEIIDKIAYVIRERFRVQGQLKIFTAQARLSGAILSLLPIGVAVLITIMNPEYMKPLWIEKTGRIMIAVAVVMQVLGMLAIRKIIRIKI from the coding sequence ATGATCTGGATCCCCATCGCCGTCTTCGCGCTGGTTCTCCTGGCGGTCGTCGGGGGGTACTTCCTCCTGTCGGCCGGTCGCAGCGAGAAAGCGGAGGTCAAGAGAAGGATCTCTCTGCTCGAACTCCGCAACCTGCAGGATGCGGATGTTCCGGAATTTCTGAAGAAAGAGGTGCTGAGCGAAGTTCCCTTGCTCAACCGGCTTCTGTCGCGGGTGAATATCGCCGCCACGATCGACCGGCGGTTGCGGCAGGCGGACATGAAGTTGCCGGTCGGCACGTTCCTCCTCCTCTCCCTGGTCCTCTTTTGCGTGGGCATCGTCGCCGGCCGCATCCTTCACTGGCCGACCATCCTGTCGGTCGTCGTCGGCGTCGCGCTGCTCACCGTTCCCAACATCGTCGTCAACATCAAGCGGCGACGCCGGTTGAAACGGTTCATGGATCATTTCCCGGAAGCGCTCGAAATGTTCGCCCGCTCCCTGCGGGCAGGCCACTCGTTCACGGGCGCCATCCAGCTCGTCGCTCAGGAGATGCCGGATCCGATCGGCCCCGAGTTCTCGAAGGTGTTCGAAGAGCAGAACCTGGGAATTCCCCTTCGGCAGGCCCTCATCGGGATGACGGACCGGGTCGACATCCTCGACGTCAAGTTCTTCGTCACGGCGATCCTGATCCAGAGGGAAACGGGAGGGAACCTCGCCGAGATCATCGACAAGATCGCCTACGTGATCCGGGAACGGTTCCGCGTCCAGGGACAGCTCAAGATCTTCACCGCCCAGGCGCGATTGAGCGGTGCCATCCTTTCACTTCTACCGATCGGAGTGGCCGTACTCATCACGATCATGAACCCGGAGTATATGAAACCGCTATGGATCGAGAAGACCGGAAGAATCATGATCGCCGTCGCAGTGGTCATGCAGGTTCTCGGTATGCTGGCCATCCGCAAGATCATCCGGATCAAGATCTGA
- a CDS encoding pilus assembly protein — protein MRVKRIRYTLGNEKGQNLVEFALVVPMLLLLVFGIAEFGRAWMTKNILTGAAREAVRVAVVGGNGEARGDNVLASANIPPSTVVTETTEPDGHVTTIATVTYDFPVLFAGFIPGLDNATIPLSSTTTMRREY, from the coding sequence ATGAGAGTAAAACGGATTCGATATACACTGGGAAACGAAAAGGGACAGAACCTGGTCGAGTTCGCCCTCGTCGTCCCGATGCTGCTGCTGCTCGTGTTCGGGATCGCCGAGTTCGGCCGGGCGTGGATGACGAAGAACATATTGACCGGCGCCGCTCGCGAGGCCGTGCGCGTCGCGGTCGTAGGGGGGAACGGGGAAGCTCGCGGCGATAATGTTCTCGCCTCGGCGAATATCCCTCCCTCAACCGTTGTGACGGAGACCACGGAGCCGGATGGGCATGTAACGACAATAGCGACCGTCACCTACGATTTCCCCGTGTTGTTCGCCGGATTCATCCCGGGCCTGGACAACGCGACGATACCGCTCTCCAGCACTACGACCATGCGCAGGGAATATTAA
- a CDS encoding CpaF family protein → MTINEWMASKKNGAAAATAFGDLAHRRGAAAAEMNAYQELKSGIHRKLIDRLDLSSVAEISPEQLSGIIKTVVESLIAAEGIPLTRVERERLVLEIQHETLGLGPLEPLLQDPEISDIMVNGAGKVYIEKHGKLHRTEVTFKDDDHLMTIIERIVSKVGRRVDESTPLVDARLPDGSRVNVIIPPLALDGPALSIRRFGIDPLKMANLVSNRSLTEEMAKVFDAMVRARLNILVSGGTGAGKTTLLNILSSSVPDDERIVTIEDSAELILQQEHVVRLETRPPNIEGKGTVSQRDLVRNALRMRPDRIILGEVRGGEALDMLQAMNTGHDGSISTVHANSPRDALSRLETMVLMAGFELPAKAIREQVSAALNVIIQVARLSDGTRKIVKVSEVTGMEGEVVVMQDIFVYEKQGLDPEGKVVGQFRASGVRPKFLDMIQTAGIHLPAEIFANRKP, encoded by the coding sequence ATGACGATCAACGAATGGATGGCTTCGAAGAAAAACGGCGCCGCTGCCGCCACGGCGTTCGGAGACCTGGCGCACCGCCGCGGCGCCGCGGCGGCGGAGATGAACGCCTACCAGGAGTTGAAGAGCGGCATCCATCGCAAGCTCATCGACCGATTGGACCTCTCCTCCGTCGCCGAGATCTCGCCGGAGCAGCTCTCGGGGATCATCAAGACCGTCGTGGAAAGCCTCATCGCTGCCGAGGGGATCCCGCTCACCCGGGTGGAGCGGGAGCGGCTGGTCCTCGAGATCCAGCACGAGACCCTTGGTCTTGGACCCCTGGAGCCGCTGCTCCAGGATCCGGAGATCTCCGACATCATGGTCAACGGGGCGGGGAAGGTTTACATCGAGAAGCACGGGAAGCTGCACAGGACCGAGGTAACCTTCAAGGACGACGACCACCTGATGACGATCATCGAGCGGATCGTCTCCAAGGTGGGGAGGCGGGTAGACGAGTCGACTCCCCTGGTCGATGCGCGCCTCCCCGACGGCTCCCGCGTCAACGTCATCATCCCCCCGCTCGCGCTGGATGGGCCGGCGCTCTCCATCCGCCGCTTCGGCATCGACCCGCTGAAGATGGCGAACCTTGTCTCCAACCGGTCGCTGACGGAGGAGATGGCGAAGGTGTTCGACGCGATGGTGCGGGCGCGGCTCAACATCCTGGTGTCGGGCGGCACGGGCGCCGGCAAGACCACCTTGCTCAACATCCTGTCCTCCTCCGTTCCCGACGACGAACGGATCGTGACGATCGAGGATTCCGCCGAGCTCATCCTCCAGCAGGAGCACGTGGTGCGTCTCGAAACCCGCCCCCCCAATATCGAGGGAAAGGGGACCGTGAGCCAGCGGGACCTGGTACGCAACGCCCTCCGGATGCGCCCCGACCGGATCATCCTGGGCGAGGTGCGCGGGGGCGAGGCGCTGGACATGCTCCAGGCGATGAATACCGGCCACGACGGATCCATCTCGACCGTCCACGCCAATTCGCCGCGGGACGCCCTTTCCCGCCTCGAAACCATGGTCCTGATGGCGGGTTTCGAGCTTCCTGCCAAGGCGATCCGGGAGCAGGTCAGCGCCGCGCTGAACGTCATCATCCAGGTGGCGCGCCTGAGCGACGGCACCCGGAAGATCGTCAAGGTCTCCGAGGTGACCGGCATGGAGGGAGAGGTGGTGGTGATGCAGGACATCTTCGTCTACGAAAAGCAAGGCCTCGATCCCGAGGGGAAGGTCGTCGGCCAGTTCCGGGCAAGCGGCGTCCGTCCGAAGTTCCTCGACATGATCCAAACGGCGGGAATCCACCTCCCGGCCGAGATCTTCGCGAACCGGAAACCGTGA
- a CDS encoding type II and III secretion system protein family protein, with translation MRRRSCLVNVVCLLCLGLLGGVPAFAQPESGVTPPTPAMQLHVLAHQSVLLDAPFDIKRVSIARPETADVMVVSPRQMMVIGKTFGTTTLVYWSREEVANTVEVIVGINLDLVREDLRKIAPGETIEVSAAGDTLVLTGTVGDNVVQSRLVDGARAHVKNIVNLLRVQKLEQVLLQVRVSEVNRTMAKELGFNFLFEGSTLRGNVSPPGNFNPFGGDASTVPAVAFSDALNAFVAKPGAFPDFAVFLRALHDKGGLKTLAEPNLVVANGSLGHFLVGGEFPVIISTSSGGGTSPTVTYREFGIKLDFEPKISPNGEIFLHVSQEVSELDFANGVTLSGFRIPGLKSRKAESGLQLADGQTFVLAGLLDNKVQKTVSKFPLLGDIPILGALFRSTRYQNNETELMVMVTPKIVRPLNRDEIPALPSETMKSEETSPDLIW, from the coding sequence GTGCGTAGGAGATCTTGCCTCGTCAACGTGGTTTGCCTGCTCTGCCTTGGACTCCTTGGTGGGGTGCCCGCTTTCGCCCAGCCGGAATCGGGTGTAACGCCCCCAACCCCGGCGATGCAACTCCACGTCCTCGCACACCAGTCGGTCCTGCTCGACGCCCCCTTCGACATCAAGCGGGTTTCCATCGCCCGGCCGGAAACGGCGGACGTCATGGTCGTTTCTCCCCGCCAGATGATGGTCATCGGGAAGACCTTCGGGACGACCACGCTCGTCTACTGGAGCCGGGAGGAGGTTGCCAATACGGTCGAGGTGATCGTCGGGATCAACCTGGACCTCGTCAGGGAAGACCTTCGGAAGATCGCCCCAGGAGAGACGATCGAGGTCTCCGCCGCCGGGGACACGCTGGTCCTCACCGGGACGGTGGGGGACAACGTGGTCCAGTCCCGGCTGGTGGACGGCGCACGGGCGCATGTAAAGAACATCGTGAACCTCCTCAGGGTCCAGAAACTCGAGCAGGTTCTTCTGCAGGTCCGGGTCTCCGAAGTGAACCGCACCATGGCGAAGGAGCTGGGCTTCAACTTCCTGTTCGAGGGGAGCACCCTCCGCGGAAACGTATCCCCGCCGGGAAACTTCAATCCTTTTGGGGGGGACGCTTCGACCGTCCCGGCCGTCGCCTTCAGCGACGCGCTGAACGCCTTCGTCGCCAAGCCGGGGGCGTTTCCGGATTTTGCCGTGTTCCTGCGGGCACTCCATGACAAGGGAGGCCTCAAGACTCTGGCGGAGCCGAACCTCGTCGTCGCCAACGGCTCTCTGGGGCATTTCCTGGTGGGAGGGGAGTTCCCCGTCATCATCAGCACGTCGTCCGGGGGAGGGACTTCTCCCACCGTGACCTACAGGGAGTTCGGCATCAAGCTGGATTTCGAGCCGAAGATCTCCCCGAACGGGGAGATCTTCCTTCACGTCTCCCAGGAAGTGAGTGAACTCGACTTCGCCAACGGCGTCACCCTTTCGGGGTTCCGGATCCCCGGGTTGAAGAGCCGCAAGGCCGAGTCGGGACTCCAGCTGGCGGACGGACAGACCTTCGTCCTGGCCGGGCTCCTCGACAACAAGGTGCAGAAGACGGTATCCAAGTTCCCCCTTCTCGGCGACATCCCGATCCTGGGCGCCCTGTTCCGGAGCACGAGGTACCAGAACAACGAGACCGAGTTGATGGTGATGGTCACGCCGAAGATCGTCCGTCCGTTGAACAGGGACGAGATCCCGGCGCTCCCCTCGGAGACGATGAAGTCCGAGGAAACGAGCCCCGACCTGATCTGGTAG
- a CDS encoding DUF192 domain-containing protein, translating into MWNRTRDRIVGSRIRVAGTFFARLRGLLRTDGLELGEGLWIRPCNSIHTFGMRFEFDALFLGPDGKVVGRYERFRRNRISRVFWNARGVLELPAGTIERTGTEVGDEIRFET; encoded by the coding sequence GTGTGGAACAGAACCCGGGACCGCATTGTGGGTAGCCGGATCCGGGTGGCGGGCACCTTTTTTGCTCGGCTCCGGGGCCTTCTCCGGACGGACGGACTTGAGCTTGGGGAGGGGCTCTGGATCCGGCCGTGCAACAGCATCCACACGTTCGGAATGCGTTTCGAATTCGACGCGCTCTTTCTCGGTCCGGACGGGAAGGTGGTGGGACGGTACGAACGGTTCCGCAGGAACCGCATTTCCAGGGTCTTCTGGAACGCCCGGGGGGTCCTTGAGCTGCCGGCGGGCACCATCGAGAGAACGGGGACCGAGGTCGGGGATGAAATCCGATTCGAAACGTGA
- a CDS encoding methylmalonyl-CoA mutase family protein has protein sequence MAGKNGKGGLREARERWERDLLAPVMSKSRERRPRFESTSGEEVPRLYTPEHLASFDYLRDAGFPGEFPFTRGVQPTMYRGRFWTMRQYAGFGDAKESNRRYRYLLDNGQTGLSVAFDLPTQMGYDSDAPMSFGEVGKVGVAIDSLEDMELLFDRIPLGKVSTSMTINSTAAILLAMYIAVGEKQGVAARALNGTIQNDILKEYIARGTYIFPPAPSMRIITDIFAFCKDAVPRWNTISISGYHIREAGSTAAQEVAFTLANGIAYVQAAIDAGMSVDSFASRLAFFFNAHNNFLEEVGKFRAARRLWASIMRDRFGAKDPRSWMLRFHTQTAGSSLTAQQPDNNVVRVTIQALSAVLGGTQSLHTNSRDEALSLPTEASVRIALRTQQLIAHESGVADTIDPLGGSWCVEALTSGIERQAREYIDRIDRMGGVIPAVDSGYIQKEIQEAAYRYQLQVERKEQVVVGLNDFVVQEGKPDNLLKVDPRIEKEQRKRLAALRKRRDGAAVRAALGDIESACRGKANVMGPILSAVRAYATLGEISDVMRSVFGTHRGKATV, from the coding sequence ATGGCGGGGAAGAACGGGAAGGGCGGTCTTCGGGAAGCGCGCGAGCGCTGGGAGCGCGACCTCCTTGCCCCGGTGATGTCGAAGTCGCGGGAGCGCCGCCCCCGGTTCGAGAGCACCTCCGGGGAAGAGGTCCCCCGCCTCTACACGCCGGAGCACCTCGCGTCGTTCGATTACCTGCGGGACGCGGGCTTCCCGGGAGAGTTCCCCTTCACGCGCGGCGTCCAGCCGACGATGTACCGCGGCCGCTTCTGGACGATGCGGCAGTACGCGGGCTTCGGGGACGCGAAGGAGTCGAACCGGCGCTACCGGTACCTGCTCGACAACGGCCAGACGGGGCTGTCCGTGGCCTTCGATCTTCCGACCCAGATGGGGTACGACTCCGACGCCCCCATGTCGTTCGGGGAGGTCGGGAAGGTCGGCGTGGCGATCGACTCCCTCGAGGACATGGAGCTCCTGTTCGACCGGATCCCGCTCGGGAAGGTCTCCACCTCGATGACGATCAACTCGACCGCCGCGATCCTCCTGGCGATGTACATCGCCGTCGGCGAGAAGCAGGGGGTGGCCGCCAGGGCGCTGAACGGCACCATCCAGAACGACATCCTGAAGGAGTACATCGCCCGGGGGACCTACATCTTTCCGCCCGCCCCCTCGATGCGGATCATCACCGACATCTTCGCCTTCTGCAAGGACGCCGTCCCCCGCTGGAACACGATCAGCATCTCCGGCTACCACATCCGCGAGGCGGGGTCGACCGCGGCGCAGGAGGTCGCCTTCACCCTCGCGAACGGGATCGCCTACGTGCAGGCCGCGATCGACGCCGGGATGTCGGTCGACTCCTTCGCGTCGCGCCTGGCCTTCTTCTTCAACGCCCACAACAACTTCCTCGAGGAGGTCGGAAAGTTCCGGGCCGCGCGCCGGCTGTGGGCATCGATCATGCGGGACCGGTTCGGGGCGAAGGACCCCCGCTCCTGGATGCTCCGCTTCCACACGCAGACCGCCGGGTCGTCCCTCACCGCGCAGCAGCCCGACAACAACGTGGTCCGCGTGACGATCCAGGCGCTTTCGGCCGTCTTGGGAGGCACCCAGTCGCTGCACACGAACTCCCGCGACGAGGCGCTGTCCCTCCCCACGGAGGCGTCGGTGCGCATCGCCCTCAGGACACAGCAGTTGATCGCGCACGAAAGCGGGGTCGCGGACACGATCGATCCGCTCGGCGGCTCCTGGTGCGTCGAGGCGCTCACCTCCGGGATCGAGCGGCAGGCGCGGGAGTACATCGACCGGATCGACCGGATGGGCGGCGTCATCCCGGCCGTGGACTCCGGCTACATCCAGAAGGAGATCCAGGAGGCGGCGTACCGGTACCAGCTGCAGGTCGAGCGGAAGGAGCAGGTCGTCGTGGGGCTGAACGACTTCGTCGTGCAGGAAGGGAAGCCCGACAACCTCCTAAAGGTCGATCCCCGGATCGAGAAGGAACAGCGCAAGCGCCTCGCGGCCCTCCGGAAGCGGCGGGACGGGGCGGCGGTGCGCGCCGCCCTGGGCGACATCGAGTCCGCCTGCCGGGGAAAGGCGAACGTCATGGGACCGATCCTTTCCGCCGTACGCGCCTACGCCACGCTCGGCGAGATCTCCGACGTGATGCGCTCCGTCTTCGGCACCCACCGGGGAAAAGCGACCGTCTGA